CTTCTCTAAACAAGTTGCTTTTGATTGCATGCTATGGGTTACTTTAGCCGCCCCCAATATCTATAGAGATATTCCCAAGTAGAAAAGACGCCCCCATGTGAAGCAGGAACTAGATCTATTATATTCGTTCCTCACTTGCTAGATGGCTCTGGGATTATAATCAGGTATCTTTTCCGTTTCTACCTTATTTCTAGTTCCAtcgtgatttttccttttggaatCTCCCTCAAGCATGAGTAGAgacattacaaagacgcccccaactgtaataaACTTCAATAAAATTTTCTCACGTACTAGACGAGACTTTTTGGCACGTGGTGAACTTGTGATGCTCGaaagctagtcgagtcttgaaaGGAATCTAGTGTGCGCTTGCGGTTGTGACTAAGATTTTTGCTCGCAATGTGACAAgaatgtagcgctcgctgctagAGTAGGCCggtatttttcttttgttgaagacaagtctttggaccaacatcgtgGCAAGGCTTTTCGCTCGCAATGTGACAAGAATGTATCCCCCAAGACGAGGCTTTGTGCTTGCCTCAATGCAAGGAGAGATTTTATGCACGTGataaaagcaagacttaagtgttcacatgcaaggtgaggctttaaatgcttgcgatgtgatgcaagggtAAATATTGAAGGGTCCAAGCGATCCATATCTCCAAATCGATCATGTTGCTTGTGTGCTGACGCTGACATGGAAGATCGAGCTGCTGATGTGGTGCTGTTGATGTGGCAAGTGACTGTATTTTTCCCCGATAAATCACCTGGTTGGACCATATCGATTTGGTCCAGGTTGGACAAAGACTGAACCGATTTAGTGGATTAGGCTGAACCGAACCGACAAAATCGGCTTGAACAGTGACGGAAGCAGATGCTAGGCTTGGTCTTTTTGTCACGTTTTTTTTGCAACGTATCTAAAATGTTTCGCCGATTTCGTGACACCTCTGCAACAGTTTTTGCaactttcctattttgtatagaGCACTTTCCGTTACAGTTTTGGCAACGTTTTCTTCAACTATTATGCAACAGTTCCTTCTATCTTCGTAACGACTTCTTCTACTGTTGCAATTGTTGCTTCAACCttggtatatttttatttttctccagCTTCACTAACTTCTTGGATGAATCCTTTTTTTGTAAGCAAAATAAGTGGCTGCTCCTCCTTTTTCTTCCGTGGTAAAATTTATACACTTGTATGGAAAGTCTTGGCTCATGATGGTAGCAATTAGTCGTTTGGACTAATACCTTCAGCAGAAAGTAATCATTCAGTTTACCCTCTTCAACAGCAAGTAGTCGTTGGACAAATTTCTTTGGTGGTAAATAGCCATCAAAAATAATTTATCTAGCTGCTCATTTAGACTAAGGCGGTGTCAGATCAATGGAGTGTTGTATGGTAACTTCTCTCCAAGGAGATTGTAACCGCGGTCTGCGGTACTAAGCTCTGGATGCGAAAATTGACTCTGCAATATGTGTTCCCTTAACAGCAAATTTTGAGTTGCTGTGGAATGAGGCGTGCTTTGAACTGCGTCACATAGAGTGTACAGGTGTACATATCCTCTAATGTATACAAAAGCATACAGGTGTGGCGTTTTTGGGCCATATCACCGGGGCTATTTTCTTGTATCAGTTGAATCTCATATTGCTTTGGACCTTCGGTTTCCTTTCGAACTAGTTGTAAATAATTGCTCGGTAAAAGAATCTGGGTCTTATCTGCTGTTTGCCATGAGCTGGTTTCACAGGTCTCTAACTTATGGAAATCCCAGCATGTTGTTAACGACAATTATACTTGTAGAGTTCGAGGAATAGTGGCAAGTCTACTTGTAATAGTGGAAGGTTCGAGGAATAACGCTTTGAATCCTTCATGTCCCCATACTGGTCTCGTGCTTTGGATGTTAACTTGCATTAATCCTCATCATGCGACTGAGAGTACTAGTATACAAATGTATATGGAGTAAAACAACAACCTGCCATTTTCTAATGTAAAACAACAGACTGCCCCTCATAGTATGTATCCGCGTCCATAACTACACTGTTCTATCACGTGCATCCTTGATGGAAGAACGTTGAGCTGTTGCGGAGCGAACTTCACATGCCATAACCACTATGGATTGAATATGTGATTGGAGTAGCATACTTGAAGCTAGCCACTTTTCGTTAGAAGCAAGTATGCCTCGATCTCGTTGGTACATCTTGTGGGATGTAGCCTCTTTTGATGATTTCGTATAGACTGGCATcctcttgttgttttttccttCAGTAGAGGTCTTAAGACAATTGTATGCACCTGTAACTTATGATCAGAGTGAGTAAGAGTCGCAAAGACTTACTGGAATCGGCTTTCCAATTGAATTGTTGTATATGCCTTGGTTAGGATGAATTTAATACAATTTCATTAAATAATGTATTCAAGCAAGTTGCCATTATGTAAAAAAACGAGCATGGCGACAGTCTATAACAGATCATAATAATATGTAGTACATTTTTACTAACCATGTATTGTGGCAAGTGTTTGTACCAAACTAAAATGGTATATGGATagtggcttattattgaagcccatttCGTTTATTATAGAAACACAACTGGCTTATTTGGGAAGCCCggttggcttattattgaagcccatttCGTTTATTATAGAAACACAACTGGCTTATTTGGGAAGCCCagttggcttattattgaagctcTTTTGATTTATTATGGGAACCAGTtttgcttattatggaagcccagagACCCATGGGTTAGCTCTTAGAACCCATGGATCAGTCCACCAGCCCTAATTATCCTCTCTCCAGGAAAGGGTTTTAAATTGGGATAAGGGTGATAAGGACTAGGATATTTTGAGTATTGACTTTGGAATTATGTAAGATAATTATGGTTATATTAAATCCTAACAAAAAGAGGGTAAACGTTACCATGGGATAATTATCTTGAGTAGTTATAGTTAATGTGAAGATAATTATAGAAACCCTAACAGAAGAggataattaacttagttttaattattatttaagaTAATAATTAAGATAAGTGCAGAAACCCTATTAGAAAGAGGATGGAATTAGTTAGGATATTataattatttaagataaatATAGTTCCTAAGAGAGAggataattattattcaagataataattaagATAAATCAGAATTATGAGAGATAACAAACTTTATCAATGAATctggttgtttttttttgatttgtatAGGTAAAGGGTTGTTATTAAGATAACTATGAAAATCCTAAAGCTAGACCTACTTTCTGCCTATAAATAGTGGTACTCAAAAGGTACAGATTTTCTAATCCTTTTCCATACAATACACATGCGAAGAAACTCTCTCTGATTTTAGCATCTGAgtgttttttgcaggtaccccccaccattcaacatcattcatatcAGCAACCTTTTGTGGATTTGAATCAATAGCAGAAGATCAATCAATCTACATTAATCATATTTTCTTTCAGCAATCTTTGGTGGAATCAAATGAACGATGGAGATTTAATCCATCTACACATATCTCGAAGAGTGTTGGGGTGAttatttttgcaccaacatcttttggcgctGACTAAGGGGAACCCGAACCCTTGATCGTGCTCCCCTTGCGAAAGAAGTtgatttttgaagttttttttggAAGAGAAGATTCTGTAACAGATCAGGAAACGTTGCAGAAAATCCCAGCAACAGTTGATTAAGTGTTACAGATATGTGCAGAACAGCAACAGTTGCTCCAGTGATACAGATCTATCCAAAGCAGCAACAGTTGATCGTGTGTTACAGATCTATCCATAACAGCAACAGTTGGTCCGATGTTGCAGATCTATCCAGAAACAACAACGGATAGATAAGTGTTGCAGAGATCATTGAAACAGAAACTCTTTTCTGTTACAAAATCAGTGTTACAAAAGGCAGCAAAGCGAAAAGAAGTTACATGGAGTCTTCAAGAGCAAATCAGCATGGAAGGGATGGAGATGAACCTATCGGAAATCCTCCTACTCAAAGCGTTGTCAATCGATCAATATGGAGCGCCGTCGTCCAACCTTTTCAAGATGGAAGAGAAACATCAGTTTCATTAACAACATCAGGAGCACGTTCTGTAAGAAATTGTCCGAGTTTCATAGAAAACAACGTTTGGGTACGTAGAACACTGCCTCAGACTAATAGTGAGACCCTTAATCGTCAGGGAGGAGCTCGAAACCTGCATCCAAGCACTCAGGGTATTCATCTTAAGACGATTGCTAATATAGGTGTACGACATCGCCCACGTACCGGGCAAGTTAACAATCCGCAAGTGACACCCATTGATTTGGCGCTACGTGAGCGTTACCAGGAGTTAAAAAGGGAAAACAAGCGGCTCTTGATCGCATtagagaaaagaaaagagctaGAAGAAGTACATGCCTCACGTTCCGAGAGCAACATGACAAACCATCGTACATGCCAAGAACGTGATACCGCACGCAAAAGGAATGAAACTCTTGATGGACGACGAACCAATCGAAACGATGGGAGAAGATTAGAAGGATCCATAAGTGATCGCCAACACAATCGTGATCCACATAACAATGGTTACTATGATCGTTACGTACCTGATGATGGATATTATCACGAGCAAGATAGACGATCCGGACCGAGCCATAGACGACCCGAAAGGCGTACGCATAGAGCCGATCACGTTACCAGGGATCATTCATAAAGATCCAGGTGCGAGAGAGACCATCCAGAGAAAAAGACAGATCCTCTTAGGAATGAACGAATTCTTAGAGAAACTGAGGGTGACTCGCCACGAAACGAGGAACTTAGCAGAAGGAAACTTAATGAAATGATTGAAGAAGTGTTATCTCAAAAACAATCCAAAGATGAGAGACAACAAATATTGACGATGAAAAGTTCAATGGATTCACCATTTTTTGACAAGATAAAACGTTTCCGCCCGCCTATAAACTTCGTACAGCCTCAGTTCAAAGAGTTTTTTGATGGAAAGAATGGCGATCCGATTGAGCATGTCCAACATTTCCAAGCTTCTATGAGTTTGTGGGGGTATAGTGATGAACTACTCTGCAGAACCTTCCCGATAACCTTGACTGGTAAAtctttaacctggttttcacAATTAGACTCAAATTCAATAGCAAACTTTGGAATGTTTTCGGATGCATTTTTCGAACAATATAAAATTAATCTTGGGAACAGAAAGGGAAGCAGCCACTTGTTTCTCTTGCAACAGGAGACATGTGAAAATCTCTTAGACTTCACACGAAGGTTTCGTCAAGAGGTTAGTGAAGTCGGAAAAGTTGATCCTGGTCTCGTGATTGAAGCATACAAGAACGCCTTGCCTTATGACGAGTTTGGGATATATAATTCTTTAACTATCCAACTAGTCGGAACACTCAAGGAGTTGTACGACATGGTAGACAGATACGGACGtgctgagaaagaaaaaaaggccAAGATGTCACGAGCATCGAAAGGGTCCAGAACCGAAGGGAATGCAAACCAAAGCAGCAATTCGAGGGTGATTCCAAAAAGAAAGATCAAGATGAATCCAGAAGCAGATCTGGAAATGGAGAGGACGCCCGAAGAAATCAAGGAAGAGAAAAGGTGAAGTTTCCTAGTCTAAACGTTGGACTTGGAGAACTTTTCAAGAAGATTAAAGACTCGCTTCCATCTCTAAATCCATTGTCGTTTGAAACAAAATATAAGAGAGACAAGAATAAGTATTGTGCTCATCATCA
Above is a genomic segment from Papaver somniferum cultivar HN1 chromosome 10, ASM357369v1, whole genome shotgun sequence containing:
- the LOC113316012 gene encoding uncharacterized protein LOC113316012 — translated: MIEEVLSQKQSKDERQQILTMKSSMDSPFFDKIKRFRPPINFVQPQFKEFFDGKNGDPIEHVQHFQASMSLWGYSDELLCRTFPITLTGKSLTWFSQLDSNSIANFGMFSDAFFEQYKINLGNRKGSSHLFLLQQETCENLLDFTRRFRQEVSEVGKVDPGLVIEAYKNALPYDEFGIYNSLTIQLVGTLKELYDMVDRYGRAEKEKKAKMSRASKGSRTEGNANQSSNSRVIPKRKIKMNPEADLEMERTPEEIKEEKR